From Penaeus chinensis breed Huanghai No. 1 chromosome 29, ASM1920278v2, whole genome shotgun sequence:
tatatataaatatatatattatatatataaatatatatatgcatatatacatacacacacacacatacacacacacacacacacacatatatatatatatatatatatatatatatatatatatatatgtatatatgaatggtgaaaacactctaccgtgttgatactatggtagaaaaatccacaatctagtttgggtttttctaccatatatatatatatatatatatatatatattatatatatcatatatatatatatatatcatatatatatcatatatatatattatatatatatatattatatatattatatatattacatatatcatatatatatatattatatatatatattatataaatattatatatacatattatatatatatatatatatatatatatacatatatataaaaatattatatatgtatattatatatatattatatatattatatatattatatatattatatatattatatatattatatatattatatatttattatatatattattctatatattatatatatattacatatctattatatatattacatatatattatatatataaatattatatatatatgtatatatatatatatatatatatatatatatatatatatatatattattttcagatagaatcgaaaccggtcaaatacatctctttctacatttgtcaacatgaacgcggttcatatatatatatatatatatatatatatatatatatataaataatctatatgtatattctatttatatatacatatattctatatatatgtatatctatacatatatattttattctatatatgtatatattctatatgtatgtatatatatattctctctttatatatattctatatattatatatatattacatatatacatatattctatatatatatatattatatatattctatatatatatatattctatatatatatatgtattctttatatatatattctatatatatatatatatatatatatatatattctatatatatatatattctatatatatatattctatatatatgtatatatattgtatatatatattatatatatgtatatatacatatatatacatattatatatatatgtatatatacatatatatacatagacatatacatatgtatatatatgtatatgtatatatacacatacatatatatacacatatatatatgtatatatgtatatataagtatatatatacacatatacatttatatatgtatatacatatatatatgtatatatgtatatatatatgtatatatatgtatatgtgtgtgtatgaatatatatatatatatgtataaatatgtatatatatgtatgtatgtatatatgtatatatgtatatatatacatgtgtgtatatatatatgtatatatatacatgtgtgtatatatatatatatatatatatatatatatatatttatatgtatgtgtgtgtgtgtgtgtgtgtgtgtgtgtgtgtgtgtgtgtgtgtgtgtgtgtgtgtgtgtgtgtatgcgcgcgcgtgtatgtgtgattatatatatatatatatatatatatatatatgtacacacacacacacacacacacacacacacacacacacacacacacacacacacacacacacacacacacatatacttaaagGTTAAGAAAACCATAATtcttataattaaatattttaatacttttatactacataaatatgaaataaattataaatgcACATTCTTTGTACAGCTTTATACATACAGTGTAGTGTGCAAAAGCCGATGTTTGGTTTTGTGATAATTGTTTAGTATTATGCATGTCTCCGGTAACGTGGaatgtgttggtgtatatatgtatatatgtatatatatatacacaaatacacacacacacacacacacacacacacacacacaaacacacacacacacacacatatatatatatgtgtatatgtatatgtatatatatatatatatatatatatatatatatatatatatatatatagtgagtgagtgagtgagtgagtgtgtgtgtgtgtgtgtgtgtgtgtgtgtgtgtgtgtgtgtgtgtgtgtgtgtgtgtgtgtgtgtgtgtgtgtcagcgtatgCGTATATATTGAGGTGTgcaccatgaatatatatatttttaacttgTGACATATTTATACAATGCTTGAGCAAAATTCATATTCTTAGATCACTTGCTTTTTCATTTCAAATGTTCCACAAGATTATGCACATGTCTTAAAGATCTACTTCAGCCATCATATAAAAAATCAGCATAATATAAActttttcaatattatcaccCCTTATATAATCCATAAATcggttaatgaaaaaaataatagaacggAACTTTCCAAATTAAACTTTTTAAACggaatttgaataaaaaaaaactgcaattgtgtctccttaaaaaaaaaaaaaaaaaaatacagagataaaAAGTATTAAAGTTTTGAGAAAcgacaaagaagaataaaaaacaaacaaacaaaacaagaagtgCAAGagcattaaaaaaacaaagaaatgactaGAGAGACttttgacaataataaatataaatgctttTTATACATAATCAAATACGTCTTGGCTTGATAACAAAAGCCTCCCTATTTTCTCAATCTTCTTATAATCAAAGACACATTAcctaaataaacaaacgaactaACCACAATTCCAAAACAATGGCTACCGCTGGGTTAAATAATTTCCCGTTTCTAAGGCTACGTCTATGAGCTTTCTCAGGTGATGGCTGGGGAAGAAGCAAGAGGGATAGGCTTCTTGGCAAGCGTGTGTCGAGTTCTTGGTCGAGCCTTTGATGCTCGCCTCGACATAATTTTTAGCCCAGCTGGGAATGGGTTCCTTGGCGAAGATGGAtctggagggaaaaaaatatttatttatttatttatttatttaggaatgagagagatgggtttattttttttttgttgttgttgttgttctgtgggttgtgtctgtctgtcactgtcattatttctaccacagtctctgtcactgtcactatcattaattctatcacaatctctgtctctgtctcagtcaccGTCAATGCTAGTCACTGTCACTACCACTGTCTCTagctctgtcactgtcactatcactgtcTCAGTAACTCTTCCATTATCTCTTgagtctcagtctctgtccctGTGTCTGTACCTGTCTGCCTTTTTGATCAATTAAGCTCAAATTCCTGGTTATGATTATCCCAAGGCCCTTCCTTATCTATTGTGTTTAATACTAAGTATCCTAACTGGCATTGAAGTAGGGTTCGATTTTTACTTCCCCCGAACCTGTCAACTTGAGATTTGTTGatgttgaattccattttccaaaTACAACTCCGCATGAATAAGTTATTATAGAGTTATTAACATGGAACATCGTCtaaataacctttttttattgcatttttgctTCGTTTACATGCAATCAGAAAGCAGGTCTGACcctaaacagagacagagacagacagacagacagacagataggaagacagataggaagataggcaagtagatagatagacggatagactggTAGCTagataggcatacagacagacagacaggaaggcagacataCGCACAATGCGCAGAAACCCAAAAGCTCTCGACCTACAAGGATTCCCTAATCCCCAAAGGCCGCCACAACCTAACCCACCCAGCCGTGACGCGCCGCCACAAGCAACCTAAAAGCCCTTTTACCTGAAGACCCTCCTGAAGGCGGACTCCTTGGGGGTGACGAGCTCCTCCGGGTCGGCGTGGATGGCGCACAGGACCAGGGGCACGCAGCCGAAGGGGTCGTGTCTGGCGGCCTCATCGAAGGGCTGGCGAAGGAAGTCCGCTCGACGCGGCTCCAGGCTGCGGCGGCCCGCGGAGAAGGCGGACTGTAATGGAAacgaggcgtgtgtgtgtatgtgtacgtatatacaaatagacagacagatagataaaggaagagggagagagggagggggaaggagaagggagaaaaggagagggggagggtgaaagagaagggaaagggagagggggaggaagaggagagggagagggagggagagggagggagggaggaaaggagagagagagagagagagagagagagagagagagagagagagagagagagagagagagagagagagagagagagagagagagagagagagggagagagagagagagagagagagagagagagagagagagagagagagagagagagagagagagagagagagagagagagagagagagagagagagagagagagagagagagagatgggggggatggaTTTATAAATAGACATAATTATTTGTAGACTTGTATTGTTTCTATTGCTGgattaaaattaaaaagaaataatagaaaaaaaaagatgtgagAGTGACAAACACGTGTATTTCCGACAACTCGAATAGATACGAATGGGGGAATGGGATAAAAAATTCTGTACGTATACATTCAGTCTAGAAAATGtacgtcttgttttttttcactgACAGTATAATGATAGTTTGTATCATGACCATGTTACTACCATTATGTTTGCAATAACACGTAATTACCTTCCATTGCAAGAAGGTTCATTGTGATACAGGATAAAAAGGGTATGGAAATGGTAGCACATCAGGCAGCGATTGTTGTGAGCTTTGCAATTCCCGCTTCCTTATAAAAGTTTTTTGAATTACGTACGTTGCATTGCGGACAGATTCAGTCTTATCCATATttctcatttaaaaaaataactcgTTACTATCAGTCTTTATCGAACAGTGTGTTTCCTAATCCTATGAAGCCAAGGACCACGCgagtcccccctctctccttcacccccgcccccccactcaCCCAGCGGCGCGTCGGCCCTGCCGGAGCGTCGCGCCCTCGACCGCAGCCCGACCACCTCCAGCTGCATCGTCGGGCTCCCGTCGCCCTGGAGCAGGTTGTCGTTGACGGCCGTGGCGATGATGCTGGCGGTGGCGGCGATGCCGGCGTTGAAGGCGGCCACGGTAGTCGGGATAACAGACCCTAGCGTCAGGCCGATGGCGGAGCCGATCGACGAGATGATCCACCAGACGGCGCTGACGGCGAGGGAGCCCAGCTGGGACACCCCGGTGCCCACGGCGTTCCACACGAAGTCCCGCATGCCCGGGATGTAGTCGTGGGTGAGGGCCTGCGACACGATCTCCGTCCCGCCGCCCAGCAGCAGCCCCTGGGCGGGCTCGAGCACGGCCTGGCTCACGCGCGTGCCGATCTTCGAGGGAGAGCCCCAAAGGAAGTTGCTGAAAAAGTAGCCTACAACGAGCTCCAGGAAGCCCTCCGAGGGACCGACAGCCGTCAGGAGGACAACGCCCGTGGCTAGCAAGGGCCTCAGCTGGGAGGGCCTCATCGTCCTTGTGTGCAGCGTGAGGTAGATGAAGAGGTATACGGCGTGATTTCAGTGTTACATGGTTCGAATCAAGTCACTGTGAAGAAAGGTTGTGATCTGCGTGAATTCTCTCTCGCTGAACTGCATTTTCACTCGAATAATATCACCTCTTCCTTAAATCTCTCAATATAAACCAGATtccaaaaaaaatagataatcccctccccttcccacacacaaaaacagtccCCATTCGTAACCACCACCTCACCCGATTtcacaaaacgaaaagaaaaaaaaaaaaaaaaaagaaaaagaaaaaaagcgccAGCCGTCTTGTGAGTTTCCCTCCATACATTAGAAAAACGCGACATGTTTTCTGCCTCTGACGTGACTAGGAATCAAATCacgatcattttttttcttacactaaCCGTTCTGACCAGGAGGTAAAAACCaaggaaagctaaaaaaaaaaaaaaaaaaaaaaaaaaaaaaaaattaaaataaattcttttctttttttatgtgtacgTCAAGCGTTGCCCACATGTTTACAAAACCTttacattttcttccttcctctcccgttTCACTCGGCATACCGGCCCACCTGGCTAGTTTATGGctaaaaacaagatgaaaaaaagaaaaataatccgaACTCaagttacattaaaaaaaaaaaaaaaaaaaaaaaaaaaacagagaagctGTGGTTTAGTGGGTACTTGCGCATTGATCTCAAGCTGTGAAGTATGAAGAATGCAAGTCAAGTGCTGATCGGGGAAGATGATACTGGGATTGGCTTTCATATTGCATATACTAGTgctatgtaagtatgtttatatatatatatgtatatatatatgtatatatatatgtatatacatatgtataaacatctgtatgtatatacaaatatatatatgtgtatttatatatacacatatatatatatttgtatatacatacagatgtttatatatatataaatacatatataatatatatacacacacatatgtatgtatgtatatatgtatatatgatatataagttaatatatacacacatgtatatatgtatgtgtatatgtaatatatataagtacaaacacacaaacacaaacacacacacacacacacacacacatattcacatacacacacacacacacacacacaaacacacacacatatacacacacacacaacgtgtgtatatatatataaatatatatatatatatatatatacatacacacatatgtatatatgtatgtgtatttataatatataagtataagtataagtataagtataagtataagtgtgtgtgtgtgtgtgtgtgtgtgtgtgtgtgtgtgtgtttgtacgtatatatattgcatataaacatacatattaacatgtgtgtatatatgtctctctctctctctctctctctctctctctctctctctctctctctctctctctctctctctctctctctctctctctctcaatatatatatatatatatatatatatatatatatgtatatatatgcatatgtgtatatatatgtatttatatatgtacatatatgtctatatgtatatatatgtatttgtatgtatatatacacacacaaatgcatacataaacacacacataagcatatatatatatatatatatatatatatatatatatatatatatatatatatgtatgtatgtatttatgtgtatatatatctgtgtatatatatatatgaatttatgtatatatatgtatatatgatatatatatatatatatatatatatatatatatatataatatgtatatatatgtatatatatgatatattaataatatatacatatacacaaattatatatatatatataaatatatatatatatatatatatatatatacatatacataaatacacacatacacgtgagtgcgtgcgcctgtgtgtgtgtgtgtgtgtgtgtgtgtgtgtgtgtgtgtgtgtgtgtgtgtgtgtgtgtgtatacatacatacatgtgtgtgtgtgcatacatacatacatgtgtgtgtgtgcatacatacatacaagtgtgtgtgtgtgtgtgtgtgtgtgtgtgtgtgtgtgtgtgtgtgtgtgtgtgtgtgtgtgtgtgtgtgtgtgtgtgtgtccatccataaatacatacatatatatatacatatatatatcatatatatatatatatatatatatatatatatatatggaaatatacatacatacacacataaagacacacacacacacacacacacacacacacacacacacacacacacacacacatatatatatatatatatatatatatattttacttgtatctagaggtgtatgtatatttcgacatatatatccgtatttatatccatatgtatatatacaaatataaatataaatatatatatatatatgtatatatatagtgtgtgtgtgtgtgtgtgtctatatacatacatacatacatagttacacacacaatatatatatatatatatatatatatatatatatatatatatatatttatttatttatatgttgatactgtggtactatatatacatatatagactatgtatatatatgtatatatgtacttatatacacacatatgtatatatgtatttacgtatgtatatatgtatatatatgtatatatacatatatatatatatatatatatatatatatatatatatatatatatatatatatatatacctttacacacacacacacgcaaactcacacacacacacacacacacacacacacacacacacacacacacacacacacacacatatatgtatatatcacacccaAAAAATGTGCTATAATGCACATGACTAAAACGTCGATCCCCCACTCGTTGCAGTAGAGGCGCGTACCCCATTCCTTCTCGTGGGCTTCCTCACTTTCACCTCACCAAGGAGTGGGCGAGTGATAAGATCCACAGTTTGGTCATTAtcgaaatcaaagcataaatactgAAACCGTAACTGCGTGAACTGTATCATATGTTGACACAGTTCTTTTTCGAGCTGAAGTTTGCATGATCATATCCGCATGCaccagaaaagaggaaaaaaattgcaTGCAAAAAGTTAAGTTGCAAGCAGAGTGCATTCAACTTGCTTTGTCgctgctttcattttcttctaaatatttacgtttttttttcggtGGGGGAGATagttgaaatatataaatatctcacaGGTGGTCATATCTCACCGTCAGCCTATTGTACACGTGATGGAATTCCCGAGTTCTATTTATacaagagaaacagataaatataatgatgctgGAAATTCTCGTCTCAAAGAAAGGGTTGACAGTCACCTCTGCGGATCGACTTTCTACTGTCGGGCCTTAGTATCATCAAATATTCACTCATGATATCATACAACACTTATTCACTACAGCGTCTTTCCCGCAACGCATTGCAATGTTTTTCCTAGTTTTCTAAACctccactaaatatatatatacttgtttttttttattctttccactAAAACACAGATATTTCcccactcttttttttcctcttttcctttcagaAAACCTTACATCACGAAGGGAATATGATCCGTCAAACACACGCACCGCGGAACGAAAACGCGAcacgcccttccccttcctttgccaGATGAACACTGACCTACAACTTGCAGCGAGAGCCATTCTGGTCACTCCCTCCGTCTTCAGtcaggttggggagggggagggggaggaggaggaagaagaagaagaagaagaagaagaagaagaagaagaggaggagaagatgaagaagaagaagaagaaaaaggaggagaagaagaaggagagggaggaggaggaggaggaggaggaggaggaggaggaggaggaagaagaagaggaggaggaggaagaggaggaggagacggaggaggaggaggaggaggaggaggaggaggaggaggaggaggaggaggaggaggaggaggaggaggaggaggaagaagaagaggaggaggaaggagaggaggaggagaaggaagaggaggaggagaaggaagaggaggaggagaaggaagagaaggaagagaaggaggaggaggagagggaggaggaggaaagggagagggatagggagaaggaaaagaaggaaaagaagaataagaataagaataagaataaggaggaggagagggaggagagaggatgagagaggaggaggaggaggaggaggaggagggggaggaggcggagggcatGGCGGGAGGGAAAGCTACTCGGAAAAGAATGTGGaacgctttatttttttttctttaacttctgCTTCGGGTATGACgaaactgttttctttttttctttttttttttggtccctctgtctcggtttcctcttatcactcttctctttccctctatctttcctggcctttctttatttttttcttgttctttcgctgttagtctctctctctgaccctcattctttctctttatttgttattctctgcagctctcctttctcttccttccctgcccacatctttcattatcatctttcttctttctctctctctgtcttttaatcttgctctctcttttccttcctttttattgaatttcttctccgtcttttaatcttgctctctcttcccctctccctttttttttttttttatcaaatttcttCTCGGTTTTCTAATCTTGctcttacttcccctctctcttttttatatctcgtttctctctccccctcaattCACCCGTAAATTACAGCCTCctaaagtatgtttttttttccatctttcttttcaaAAGCCAAAAATTACGCACCTTGATTAAATCGGACCAGGTAAGAAAAGCaccattcattattttcatcattcattcCATTTCTCCACAACTTCTATAAATGTATCCATCCTTATAAACGGTTTTGTTGTGAAATATAGTGTAATAAAGTATACCACCGTCGTCTATATTACCATACAACGTATTATCATCATAGAACGAATCATATTATTCTTATAACGTCAATCGCAGGTTATATGTCTCACAAGCACTAAGGAAAAGACGTCTATACTCCATTACTATTCATGGAGTATATTCTTTCGGCGCCAGTAAGTCATGGAGTTATTTGCATGCAGTTTAGTCTCTCGCGGTATTTTAATGGCGCTTGCTCGCTTGTACACTGTTTCTAAGAAGTAAATGGTAATATTTAAGGGTTTTGTttcatcatcgttactgttatttactTTAATGTTTGTATATCCAGTTTCTTGAGAGGTTGATTCAGAAATTTGATTCgtgttgtttgtatatgtatatgtgtatatatattatacacaaatatatttgtgtgtgtgtgtgtgtgtgtgtgtgtgtgtgggtgtgggtgtgtgtgtgtgtgtgtgtgtgtgtgtgcatatacaatatatatatatatacatacatgcatatatgcatatatatatatacacacacaaatatatatatgtatatatatatattgttattagttgttTCAGa
This genomic window contains:
- the LOC125040637 gene encoding uncharacterized protein LOC125040637; amino-acid sequence: MRPSQLRPLLATGVVLLTAVGPSEGFLELVVGYFFSNFLWGSPSKIGTRVSQAVLEPAQGLLLGGGTEIVSQALTHDYIPGMRDFVWNAVGTGVSQLGSLAVSAVWWIISSIGSAIGLTLGSVIPTTVAAFNAGIAATASIIATAVNDNLLQGDGSPTMQLEVVGLRSRARRSGRADAPLVRLLRGPPQPGAASSGLPSPALR